The following proteins are co-located in the Apium graveolens cultivar Ventura chromosome 5, ASM990537v1, whole genome shotgun sequence genome:
- the LOC141723296 gene encoding thaumatin-like protein 1 yields the protein MAFGVLLALLFVASSILGGETTTFTITNNCPYTIWPATTTGKGGESISSSGFALASHASNTITATSSWSGRIWARAFCNDAGTSCGTGDCGNLQCSAGGAAPASLVEFTLNGDGGKDFYDISLVDGFNLPVTVSGAGCPQTSCPVDINAACPGELALKNQGGATIGCKSACVAFNAPQYCCTGDHGSPETCTPTSYSEFFKAKCPQAYSYAYDDKTSTFTCPTGANYVVTFCP from the exons ATGGCATTTGGAGTCCTCCTTGCTCTTCTATTTGTTGCCTCTTCGATTCTTG GGGGAGAAACAACTACATTCACAATCACAAACAATTGTCCGTACACAATTTGGCCAGCTACAACTACCGGCAAAGGAGGCGAATCCATTTCATCATCAGGATTTGCACTAGCATCACACGCTTCCAATACCATCACCGCGACGTCTTCCTGGTCAGGAAGAATTTGGGCCCGAGCATTCTGCAACGACGCAGGCACATCCTGTGGCACAGGAGACTGTGGCAACTTACAATGTAGCGCAGGGGGAGCCGCGCCAGCATCACTAGTCGAATTCACCTTAAATGGGGACGGAGGAAAGGACTTTTACGACATTAGTCTGGTAGACGGTTTCAACCTGCCTGTCACAGTATCAGGGGCAGGATGTCCGCAGACATCCTGCCCTGTCGACATCAATGCTGCTTGTCCTGGTGAGCTAGCACTCAAGAATCAAGGTGGTGCAACAATTGGATGCAAGAGTGCTTGTGTAGCGTTTAATGCGCCACAATATTGTTGCACTGGTGACCATGGTTCGCCTGAAACATGCACACCAACTAGCTACTCTGAGTTTTTTAAGGCGAAGTGTCCACAAGCTTATAGCTATGCTTATGATGATAAAACTAGCACTTTTACTTGCCCTACTGGAGCTAATTATGTAGTCACTTTTTGTCCCTGA